GGAGGAGGACTTTATagccttctagcccacgcctggcatgaggcagcatggagccaatagggtcatgatgttgatctgctccagagagtcctattctattggcagtacttcttctctacaggaactagaaaAAAATGGATCGAGCTTAAAGTAGCAcgatgcattgattagaaggagtgtccacacaattttggacatatagcaccAACTGAGGCAATGTCTGTTAGATATTCTCTGTCAAGGTTGTTTCGTCTTCAGAGGACCACTCTGCTGATCTCCTTGTGATGTAGGAGTTGACAGGCTCTGGGTTTCTACACGAGTAAAGGAAACCTTCTTTCTCTCAACAGATCGTTCACTATGACACTTTAGCGTGTTCTTCACCTGATCTCTGAACTCCTCAGAGATGAAGCAGTACAATAACGGGTCcagacagctgttcagactGCCCAGACACAGAGCGACGATGTAGAAGCCGTAGTCATCGTTCTGAATCCCTGCACCCAGGAGAGAATAGTGCACCATCAGCATGACGTTACTGGGAGTGAAACACACCAGGAACATCACCAGAACAATCACCATGAAGATGATCgccttcttcttattattattattgctgctgGAATCTTTTACAGACCTCCTGAGAGAGCGGAACGTCAGCAGATACGCtactacacacaccacacagggGACTACATATCCCACAATGCCCATGGTGAGAAAATATCCAATAGGCAGGTTTTCTTGGCTGGGGCGTATGGCATCATGGCAGGTGGTGATGTTGAGGTTGATCACTTCCACAGTCTGCTCATACAGGTAGAGAGGTGTGGTGAGGAGCCAGAccacgagccacacacacaccgatATACACATCGCTACCCGGTTGTCCAGTCTGTGAGAGAGTGGGTGTGCGACTGCCCAGTAGCGCTGCACGCTGATGCAGGCTATGAAGATGGTGGAGCAGTACATGTTCCCATAGAAAAAGCCCACTAGAACTTTACACAGCGGCTCCCCGAAGGTCCAGTGGTTGCCCTTGAAGTGGTAGGTGATCTTCAGCGGGAGCCAGATGATGAAGAGCAGGTCAGCCAGGGCGAGGTTGGCCAGCAGGATGGACCCTGGATGCTTCTTCTTCGTCCTAAAGA
This sequence is a window from Salminus brasiliensis chromosome 18, fSalBra1.hap2, whole genome shotgun sequence. Protein-coding genes within it:
- the LOC140539412 gene encoding proteinase-activated receptor 2-like, with the protein product MDAGSKDYDDKWPFSPNNSTKFSFAGFPPVTESTLGVVITNTSMSVLTSSLTTVFLPVVYILIFIVGLPPNAMAVWVFLFRTKKKHPGSILLANLALADLLFIIWLPLKITYHFKGNHWTFGEPLCKVLVGFFYGNMYCSTIFIACISVQRYWAVAHPLSHRLDNRVAMCISVCVWLVVWLLTTPLYLYEQTVEVINLNITTCHDAIRPSQENLPIGYFLTMGIVGYVVPCVVCVVAYLLTFRSLRRSVKDSSSNNNNKKKAIIFMVIVLVMFLVCFTPSNVMLMVHYSLLGAGIQNDDYGFYIVALCLGSLNSCLDPLLYCFISEEFRDQVKNTLKCHSERSVERKKVSFTRVETQSLSTPTSQGDQQSGPLKTKQP